The DNA window CGCACAATGCAGGCCCAGTGGATGGTGGCAGCGGACCTTATAAACCTTGCAATCGAAATGTCAGTCCAGAAGTGGAAGGCCGAGCAGAATTGAAAGACATGGGCTTCGCTATAAGGGACTGGTACGTGAGCGAAGATGCTCGCTACATGGCCGCAACGATATATGGCGAAGCCCGAGGCGAGTCGCTGGAGGGCCAGGTTGCGGTGGCCTTCGTCATACGAAACCGATCCGCCACGCGAAACATGACACCACGGGAGGTTGTTTTACAACCCTTCCAGTTTTCGTGCTGGAACCCCTATGACCCGAATCGTCCGATTTGCGAGCAAGTCGTGGATCGGTGGGACGAGATGTTCCGCAGGCTCAGGGGGGTGCGGCAGTGCTGGTGGGTGGCGGTGGGCGTCATGGCCGGCCTGCTTTGCGACCCGACAAACGGTGCGACACACTACCTCACAAAACGCCTGTACTTCTCCGAGCTCTGCCCGGATTGGGCTCATCGCCTCACGGAGAGGGCCCACATCGGCAAACACATATTTCTGGGTGAGGCCTGAGATGTACTGTACAATTGACGACATACGACACATGCTCGACGAGCATGAGCTCGTCGAGCTAACAGATGATGAAGGATCGGAGACGATAGATACGGCAGTAGTCGAAAGCGCAATATCTGATGCGTGTTCCCTCATAGATTCATATTGTGCCGGGCGATATTCGGTGCCCTTCGATCCGGTTCCGACCG is part of the Thermodesulforhabdus norvegica genome and encodes:
- a CDS encoding cell wall hydrolase, giving the protein MEGRAELKDMGFAIRDWYVSEDARYMAATIYGEARGESLEGQVAVAFVIRNRSATRNMTPREVVLQPFQFSCWNPYDPNRPICEQVVDRWDEMFRRLRGVRQCWWVAVGVMAGLLCDPTNGATHYLTKRLYFSELCPDWAHRLTERAHIGKHIFLGEA